One genomic segment of Coffea arabica cultivar ET-39 chromosome 6e, Coffea Arabica ET-39 HiFi, whole genome shotgun sequence includes these proteins:
- the LOC140009685 gene encoding F-box protein At5g07610-like — translation MADEEDKPQLRLTHYTSKISGTTPLHSAVSPLPPPPSPSTLSIINNEDLLTEILLCLPPKSLLRLQCVSKLWLSIISRPNFRRLHARRNPTSSAAATNLFFYRVFCWVPEFNFLCLSNSLEDVNSMRVITSNLSNRREGFPWRIHSCNGLICLDPYDDESTKFFMYNPTTNQSRFIQLPDSPEDRHSIRDLSLAFDPLKPDHYKILCVWMRLPEIVLRFSLYSSETGVWKETDESYEFDFEWDEELDEDDNLSSMFNSINVLFKYGAYLDDAMHWANADGDFLCFDLWSERFKPMPSPLIPDDQWRRNILYFGESGGHLHLIETYSPRATLVDVLEMESDYSKWYVKHRVDLDFLIAEYPLIVNEAFDPDEVERYQFRVPSFVADEKENKAKLVLSLPGKLISYDIITKKVVEHVEINPPGALYFGENLTLYDWIDAHKHLETLACV, via the coding sequence ATGGCGGACGAAGAAGACAAACCCCAACTTCGTCTCACCCATTATACCTCGAAAATCTCCGGCACCACCCCACTTCATTCCGCCGTCTCACCACTGCCGCCGCCACCATCTCCATCAACCCTGTCCATCATCAACAACGAAGACCTCTTAACCGAAATTCTACTCTGCTTACCACCAAAATCCCTCCTGCGCTTGCAATGCGTCTCCAAACTATGGCTCTCAATCATTTCCAGGCCCAATTTCCGCCGCCTTCACGCCCGCCGCAATCCCACCTCCTCCGCCGCCGCCACCAACCTCTTCTTTTACCGGGTATTTTGTTGGGTTCCTGAGTTCAATTTCCTTTGTCTTAGCAATAGTTTGGAAGATGTCAATTCCATGCGTGTTATAACTTCTAATTTGAGCAATCGAAGGGAGGGTTTTCCATGGCGGATTCACTCCTGTAATGGGTTGATCTGTTTGGACCCGTACGATGATGAAAGCACAAAATTTTTTATGTATAATCCTACTACCAATCAGAGTCGGTTTATTCAGCTTCCGGATTCGCCCGAGGATCGCCATTCAATTAGGGATTTGAGTTTGGCTTTCGATCCTTTAAAACCCGACCACTACAAAATTTTATGCGTTTGGATGAGGTTGCCGGAGATTGTACTCCGGTTTTCATTGTACTCCTCGGAGACTGGGGTTTGGAAGGAGACAGATGAGTCCTATGAGTTTGATTTTGAGTGGGATGAGGAGCTTGACGAGGATGACAACTTGAGTTCCATGTTCAATAGTATAAATGTTCTTTTCAAGTATGGGGCTTATTTGGATGATGCTATGCATTGGGCGAATGCTGATGGGGATTTTTTGTGCTTTGATTTGTGGAGTGAGAGGTTCAAGCCAATGCCAAGTCCTTTGATTCCTGATGACCAGTGGAGAAGGAATATCTTGTACTTTGGGGAGTCTGGTGGGCATTTACATCTCATCGAGACGTACAGTCCTCGAGCTACATTGGTTGATGTTCTGGAGATGGAGAGTGATTATTCGAAGTGGTATGTCAAGCATCGTGTTGATCTTGATTTTTTGATCGCTGAGTACCCGTTGATTGTCAATGAGGCATTTGATCCTGATGAAGTGGAAAGATATCAATTTAGAGTTCCGAGTTTTGTTgcagatgaaaaagaaaacaaggcaAAGCTTGTGTTGTCATTGCCAGGTAAGTTGATCTCATATGACATTATCACAAAGAAGGTTGTTGAGCATGTGGAAATAAATCCTCCAGGTGCTCTTTATTTTGGAGAGAATCTTACATTGTATGATTGGATTGATGCACACAAGCACTTGGAAACACTTGCTTGTGTTTAG